Proteins encoded within one genomic window of Posidoniimonas corsicana:
- a CDS encoding serine/threonine protein kinase: protein MASRHLRFLPTKATFNLGEKLGAGTVGVVYRATSPDIDHPVAVKLLHPSVSDDANIVDRFEREIMITERMEHPHIVKHYGGGQIDGQFFYAMQLLEHGSLKDRISKHGPIPWPQAAAYAVQIASALQHAHNHGIIHRDLKPSNLFFDEDGDLVLGDFGIARDTYDADITEQGITVGTYAYMSPEQITADNKISGKADLYSLGCVLYEMLTGSAPYVGANFAQIWDQHLNKNPPHANGAKSSMGGTVKCPEWLDDLIQKLLAKNPADRPHSARAVQGVLLQHLLDEFGEEKARELTKDQPMGDTEAEPAPRTWVMWVLLGLVAAGLAAAAMQR from the coding sequence ATGGCTAGCCGCCACCTCCGCTTCCTGCCAACCAAGGCGACGTTCAACCTCGGCGAAAAGCTCGGCGCGGGCACGGTGGGCGTGGTGTACCGCGCCACGAGCCCCGACATCGACCACCCGGTCGCGGTGAAGCTGCTGCACCCCAGCGTCTCGGACGACGCGAACATCGTCGACCGCTTCGAGCGGGAGATCATGATCACCGAGCGGATGGAGCACCCGCACATCGTCAAGCACTACGGCGGCGGGCAGATCGACGGCCAGTTCTTCTACGCGATGCAGCTGCTGGAGCACGGCTCGCTGAAGGACCGCATCTCCAAGCACGGGCCGATCCCCTGGCCGCAGGCGGCCGCCTACGCGGTGCAGATCGCCTCGGCGCTGCAGCACGCGCACAACCACGGCATCATCCACCGCGACCTGAAGCCCAGCAACCTGTTCTTCGACGAGGACGGCGACCTCGTGCTGGGCGACTTCGGCATCGCCCGCGACACCTACGACGCCGACATCACCGAGCAGGGCATCACGGTCGGCACCTACGCGTACATGTCGCCGGAGCAGATCACCGCCGACAACAAGATTTCCGGCAAGGCGGACCTGTACTCGCTGGGCTGCGTGCTGTACGAGATGCTCACCGGGTCGGCGCCGTACGTCGGCGCTAACTTCGCGCAGATCTGGGACCAGCACCTCAACAAGAACCCGCCCCACGCCAACGGCGCCAAGTCGTCTATGGGCGGAACCGTCAAATGCCCCGAGTGGCTGGACGACCTCATCCAGAAGCTGCTCGCCAAGAACCCCGCCGACCGCCCCCACAGCGCCCGCGCGGTGCAGGGCGTGCTGCTGCAGCACCTGCTGGACGAGTTCGGCGAGGAGAAGGCCCGCGAGCTGACCAAGGACCAGCCAATGGGCGACACCGAGGCCGAACCCGCGCCCCGCACGTGGGTGATGTGGGTGCTGCTGGGCCTGGTCGCCGCCGGTTTGGCGGCCGCCGCGATGCAGCGCTAG
- the glnA gene encoding type I glutamate--ammonia ligase, translating into MSPQEVLAMCRERDVKAIDFRFMDFPGLWQHFTIPAGKLDEAVFEDGLGFDGSSIRGWQAINESDMLLVPEPASAWIDPFTELPTLCMICNVQDPITREDYSRDPRNVARKAANYLKSTGVADTCYIGPEAEFFIFDDVRFDHTPSQGFYSIDSIEAEWNRGADEGPNLGHKLRHKEGYFPCPPADQLMDIRNEMMQLMIESGLDVECQHHEVATAGQAEIDLKFDEMVAMGDHMCKYKYIVKNVAHRHGRTVTFMPKPLFSDNGSGMHTHISFWKGGEPLFAGNGYAGLSDEALFAIGGILKHAPALLAFTNPTTNSYKRLVPGYEAPVNLAYSQRNRSASCRIPMYSPSPKAKRIEFRCPDPSSNPYLAFSALMMAALDGIQNKIHPGEPLDKDIYDLSPEELAEVPKTPGSLGESLDALAADHEFLLRGDVFTEDVIHTWIEYKQKNEVDAINLRPHPYEFCLYYDI; encoded by the coding sequence ATGAGTCCCCAAGAAGTTCTGGCGATGTGTCGCGAGCGCGACGTCAAGGCGATCGATTTCCGGTTCATGGACTTCCCCGGCCTGTGGCAGCACTTCACGATCCCCGCCGGCAAGCTGGACGAGGCGGTGTTTGAGGACGGCCTCGGCTTCGACGGCTCCAGCATCCGCGGCTGGCAGGCCATCAACGAGTCGGACATGCTGCTGGTGCCCGAGCCGGCCAGCGCCTGGATCGACCCGTTCACCGAGCTCCCCACGCTCTGCATGATCTGCAACGTGCAGGACCCGATCACCCGCGAAGACTACAGCCGCGACCCGCGCAACGTCGCGCGCAAGGCCGCCAACTACCTGAAGAGCACCGGCGTGGCGGACACCTGCTACATCGGCCCCGAGGCGGAGTTCTTCATCTTCGACGACGTCCGCTTCGACCACACGCCGAGCCAGGGCTTCTACAGCATCGACAGCATCGAGGCCGAGTGGAACCGCGGCGCCGACGAGGGCCCCAACCTGGGCCACAAGCTGCGGCACAAGGAGGGCTACTTCCCGTGCCCGCCCGCCGACCAGCTGATGGACATCCGCAACGAGATGATGCAGCTGATGATCGAGTCCGGCCTGGACGTCGAGTGCCAGCACCACGAGGTCGCCACCGCCGGCCAGGCGGAGATCGACCTGAAGTTCGACGAGATGGTCGCGATGGGCGACCACATGTGCAAGTACAAGTACATCGTGAAGAACGTGGCCCACCGCCACGGCCGCACGGTCACGTTCATGCCCAAGCCGCTGTTCTCCGACAACGGCTCCGGCATGCACACGCACATCAGCTTCTGGAAGGGGGGCGAGCCGCTGTTCGCCGGCAACGGCTACGCCGGCCTGTCCGACGAGGCGCTGTTCGCTATCGGCGGCATTCTCAAGCACGCCCCGGCGCTGCTGGCGTTCACCAACCCCACCACCAACAGCTACAAGCGGCTGGTGCCGGGCTACGAGGCGCCGGTCAACCTGGCGTACAGCCAGCGGAACCGCTCGGCCAGCTGCCGGATCCCGATGTACAGCCCCAGCCCCAAGGCGAAGCGCATCGAGTTCCGCTGCCCCGACCCCAGCAGCAACCCCTACCTGGCGTTCAGCGCCCTGATGATGGCCGCCCTGGACGGCATCCAGAACAAGATCCACCCGGGCGAGCCGCTCGACAAGGACATCTACGACCTCTCTCCCGAGGAGCTGGCCGAGGTGCCCAAGACGCCCGGCTCGCTGGGCGAGTCGCTCGACGCGCTGGCCGCCGACCACGAGTTCCTGCTCCGCGGCGACGTGTTCACCGAGGATGTCATCCACACCTGGATCGAGTACAAGCAGAAGAACGAGGTCGACGCCATCAACCTGCGTCCGCACCCGTACGAGTTCTGCCTGTACTACGATATTTAG
- a CDS encoding DUF2200 domain-containing protein: protein MAKSQDERIALMTFSSVYPHYVTKVEKKGRSVDELHQVIKWLTGFTERTLQKHIKGAATFEEFFDAAKLNPNAHLITGVICGYRVEEIENPLTQKVRYLDKLVDELAKGRKMEKILRSE, encoded by the coding sequence ATGGCCAAATCGCAAGACGAGCGTATCGCCTTGATGACCTTCTCGTCGGTGTATCCGCACTACGTGACGAAGGTCGAGAAGAAGGGCCGCTCCGTGGACGAGCTGCATCAGGTGATCAAGTGGCTGACCGGCTTCACCGAGCGCACGCTGCAGAAGCACATCAAGGGCGCCGCCACGTTCGAGGAGTTCTTCGACGCCGCCAAGCTCAACCCCAACGCGCACCTCATCACCGGCGTGATCTGCGGCTACCGGGTCGAGGAGATCGAGAACCCCCTCACCCAGAAGGTGCGCTACCTGGACAAGCTGGTCGACGAGCTCGCCAAGGGGAGGAAGATGGAGAAGATCCTGCGGAGCGAGTGA
- a CDS encoding TIGR02117 family protein: MDDELVGGDQTNATAGDAPIGGRSWLRRVRRGLFRGVLTVAGFLVCYALFLLVGLVPMNRGYTPLADGIEVFVLESPVHTDLILPIKNDLWDWSGSIPATDFPENPAWATHYAVGWGDRGFYLETPTWAELKVSTALVAMFWPSDTVVHVSACTAPDPQRGAVRAVLAPDQYRKLCEEIAASFAGDRPERIDFSYGRFDTFYKAGGAYHCFYTCNSWAGAKLQAAGVSTPLFTPLPGQVGMYLEPAPHE; this comes from the coding sequence GTGGACGACGAACTAGTAGGAGGCGACCAGACAAACGCCACGGCGGGCGACGCGCCCATCGGCGGGCGGAGCTGGCTGCGTCGCGTGCGGCGGGGGTTGTTCCGCGGCGTGCTGACCGTGGCCGGCTTCTTGGTTTGCTACGCGCTGTTCCTGCTGGTGGGGCTGGTCCCGATGAACCGAGGCTACACGCCGCTCGCGGATGGGATCGAGGTATTTGTGCTGGAGAGCCCGGTTCACACCGACCTGATCCTGCCCATCAAGAACGACCTGTGGGACTGGAGCGGTTCGATCCCCGCCACCGACTTCCCGGAGAACCCCGCCTGGGCGACGCACTACGCCGTCGGCTGGGGCGACCGCGGCTTCTACCTCGAAACGCCCACCTGGGCCGAACTCAAGGTGAGCACCGCGCTGGTCGCCATGTTCTGGCCGAGCGACACCGTGGTGCACGTGTCGGCCTGCACGGCGCCCGACCCGCAGCGCGGCGCCGTGCGAGCCGTGCTGGCGCCGGACCAGTACCGCAAGCTGTGCGAGGAAATCGCCGCGTCGTTCGCCGGCGACCGGCCCGAGCGGATCGACTTCTCGTACGGGCGGTTCGATACGTTCTACAAGGCCGGCGGCGCCTACCACTGCTTCTACACGTGCAACAGCTGGGCCGGCGCCAAGCTGCAAGCGGCGGGCGTGTCGACACCGCTGTTCACGCCGCTGCCGGGACAGGTGGGGATGTATCTGGAGCCAGCGCCGCATGAATGA
- a CDS encoding SUMF1/EgtB/PvdO family nonheme iron enzyme — MRHTACFLALAALAADACADQFGSGADAFEIEFVTVGDPGNPADVTGVPNPAGSVDYSYRIGKYEISESIVEKAITAMGRPLDHSARGPDRPVTNITWIDAARVVNWLNTSTGHAPAYKFGGPREAFFELWAPGDDGYDPANPYRNTQAKYFFPTTDEWYKAAYYDPAAGVYYDYATGSNDLPDGIDFANDPDFEVVRRDGFGVSQPHEVTNAGVLSPYGTMGQTGNVVEMEESAYDLVNDSTLESRGARGGAYFEVDIWLDATWRGQVSPSLGGDPIGFRVASRVPEPGTLAAGLWAAATFLALRRRRSALLAR, encoded by the coding sequence ATGAGGCACACGGCTTGTTTCCTGGCGTTGGCGGCCCTGGCCGCCGACGCCTGCGCCGACCAGTTTGGCAGCGGCGCGGACGCGTTCGAGATCGAGTTCGTTACGGTTGGCGACCCCGGCAACCCGGCGGACGTCACCGGCGTCCCCAACCCTGCCGGGTCGGTCGACTACTCGTACCGGATCGGCAAGTACGAGATCTCCGAGTCGATTGTCGAGAAGGCCATAACGGCCATGGGGCGTCCACTGGACCACTCGGCCCGTGGGCCCGACCGGCCGGTCACCAACATCACGTGGATCGACGCCGCCCGGGTGGTGAACTGGCTGAACACCAGCACCGGGCACGCGCCGGCCTACAAGTTTGGCGGCCCGCGCGAGGCGTTTTTCGAACTTTGGGCGCCGGGCGACGACGGCTACGACCCCGCCAACCCGTACCGCAACACGCAGGCCAAGTACTTCTTCCCGACGACCGACGAGTGGTACAAGGCCGCCTACTACGACCCGGCCGCCGGCGTGTACTACGACTACGCCACCGGCAGCAACGACCTGCCCGACGGCATCGACTTCGCCAACGACCCCGATTTCGAGGTCGTGCGGCGTGACGGCTTCGGCGTCTCGCAGCCGCACGAGGTGACCAACGCCGGCGTGCTCAGCCCGTACGGCACGATGGGCCAGACCGGCAACGTGGTTGAGATGGAGGAGTCCGCCTACGATCTCGTCAACGACTCGACGCTCGAGTCCCGCGGCGCCCGCGGCGGCGCGTACTTTGAGGTCGACATCTGGCTCGACGCCACTTGGAGGGGCCAGGTATCGCCCTCGCTGGGGGGCGACCCCATTGGCTTCCGGGTGGCGTCGCGGGTGCCGGAACCGGGCACGCTGGCGGCGGGCCTGTGGGCCGCAGCGACGTTTTTGGCCCTCAGACGCCGGCGATCCGCCCTGCTGGCCCGGTAA
- a CDS encoding ParA family protein has protein sequence MPVIAFINLKGGVAKTTNAVAIAECLASHGKTTLVIDADHQCTATELLLGEPRMEELERRRRTLHDLMLDMLKVDFDPARIDRFVAGEASDINGGLPHLSVIPSSVRINDFFDRYSARLREYASLEEFQAMVTKHRKKLGNWIASNFDYVIIDCPPSLAYQVKFLLRLSDAYVIPSQPNRLSLRGADWLVEKLRKDGFRRRPLGTLWSMCREQDAQHRKVIKAAEHGEFDGYRFPAPFDTVVPLSSKISRALEAPDSQPKSFRGKYGSKFSPVFISIANELLTRTGEAGICTGAEAPDEPLLANA, from the coding sequence ATGCCAGTCATCGCATTCATCAACCTCAAGGGCGGGGTCGCGAAGACCACCAACGCGGTGGCGATCGCGGAGTGTCTTGCTTCGCACGGAAAGACGACGCTCGTCATCGACGCGGACCACCAGTGCACCGCTACGGAGTTGTTGCTGGGCGAGCCACGGATGGAAGAACTCGAGCGCCGGCGCCGGACTCTCCACGACCTGATGCTGGACATGCTGAAGGTCGACTTTGACCCGGCAAGGATCGACCGCTTCGTGGCGGGCGAAGCCTCCGACATCAACGGCGGGCTCCCCCACCTCTCGGTGATCCCGTCGTCGGTCCGGATCAACGACTTCTTCGATCGGTACTCCGCTCGACTCCGCGAGTACGCCAGCCTGGAAGAATTCCAGGCGATGGTGACCAAGCACCGCAAGAAACTCGGGAACTGGATTGCTTCAAACTTCGACTACGTGATCATCGATTGCCCGCCCAGTCTGGCGTACCAGGTAAAGTTTCTGCTCCGCCTCTCTGACGCGTATGTGATCCCCTCCCAGCCGAACCGTCTGTCGCTCCGAGGCGCCGACTGGCTCGTTGAGAAGCTCAGGAAGGATGGGTTCCGGCGGCGACCGCTCGGCACGCTCTGGTCGATGTGCAGGGAGCAGGACGCTCAGCACCGGAAAGTTATCAAGGCGGCAGAGCATGGGGAGTTCGACGGTTACCGATTCCCAGCGCCGTTCGACACCGTGGTCCCGCTTTCCAGCAAGATTTCGCGAGCCCTTGAGGCCCCTGACTCTCAGCCCAAGTCGTTCCGCGGCAAGTACGGCAGCAAGTTTAGCCCGGTTTTTATCTCGATCGCGAACGAGTTGCTGACGCGGACGGGCGAAGCCGGCATCTGCACAGGCGCCGAGGCGCCGGACGAGCCGCTCCTCGCCAACGCCTAG
- a CDS encoding LysE family translocator, with amino-acid sequence MPTSDQLLGFVLASAVLIAAPGPDNLGVVSLGVSRGRRAGVGFAIGCALGCLTHTLWAVVGISALIAASDAAFTLLKIAGAGYLLYLGVGALRSGGSFNQATGERRAPAVSMAPYLLRGFLANALNPKVALFFLAFLPQFMDPARPAAPQAAVLGGLFCVMTMAAFGTLGVYAGVVGQWLAERAGLGRWLDRAAGCVFVALAGKLLWAKR; translated from the coding sequence ATGCCCACCAGCGATCAGCTCCTCGGCTTTGTGCTGGCGTCCGCCGTTTTGATAGCCGCCCCGGGGCCCGACAACCTGGGCGTGGTAAGCCTGGGCGTGTCGCGCGGGCGGCGGGCGGGCGTGGGGTTCGCCATCGGCTGCGCGCTGGGCTGCCTGACGCACACGCTGTGGGCGGTGGTGGGCATCTCGGCGCTGATCGCCGCGTCCGACGCCGCGTTCACGCTGCTCAAGATCGCCGGCGCCGGCTACCTGCTGTACCTGGGCGTCGGCGCGCTGCGGAGCGGCGGGTCGTTCAACCAGGCCACCGGTGAACGCCGGGCCCCGGCGGTCAGCATGGCGCCCTACCTGTTGCGGGGCTTCCTGGCGAACGCGCTCAACCCGAAGGTGGCGTTGTTCTTCCTGGCGTTCCTGCCGCAGTTCATGGACCCCGCACGGCCGGCGGCGCCGCAGGCCGCGGTGCTGGGCGGGCTGTTCTGCGTGATGACGATGGCCGCGTTCGGCACGCTGGGCGTGTACGCCGGAGTCGTGGGCCAATGGCTCGCGGAGCGCGCTGGACTGGGCCGCTGGCTCGACCGCGCCGCCGGTTGCGTTTTTGTCGCGTTGGCGGGGAAGCTGCTGTGGGCCAAACGTTGA
- a CDS encoding type VI secretion system tube protein Hcp: protein MRRLRLPTRLLLGFLAPLFCHAAAEGQIAMRLVDQPVAGDFDVPGWKDWLTLHSVGASITRDPPEGGKGGTEDINIGVGELEGLSLTKPTGAGSATLFQHALNGNSLGDVLVFYLTQGEKGLEPMAAWKLDRAFVFDYSTQSSAAGLNDAFTLAFNKIAFGVANDSGGYDFASWDLTKNTPWTDHGLAGDLNAAPKSLSLAGDFNFDGAVDAADYTVWRDGLGAPYPLSAYDDWRDNYGAAASAATPATAPEPAAAALAAVLFLAGLGGVAARAAPCLSGSRPKRT from the coding sequence ATGCGCAGGTTACGTTTGCCAACCCGTCTGCTGCTGGGTTTCCTTGCGCCGTTGTTCTGCCACGCCGCGGCGGAGGGTCAGATCGCCATGCGGCTGGTCGACCAGCCGGTAGCGGGCGACTTCGACGTGCCCGGGTGGAAAGACTGGCTGACGCTGCACAGCGTGGGCGCCTCGATCACGCGTGATCCGCCAGAAGGAGGCAAGGGCGGCACAGAGGACATCAACATCGGTGTGGGCGAGTTAGAGGGCCTGAGCCTCACAAAGCCGACCGGCGCCGGTTCCGCCACCCTCTTTCAGCACGCGCTCAACGGCAACAGCCTGGGGGACGTGCTGGTGTTCTACCTAACGCAGGGCGAGAAGGGCCTGGAGCCGATGGCCGCGTGGAAGCTCGACCGCGCGTTCGTGTTCGACTACTCCACCCAGTCCTCCGCGGCGGGCCTCAACGACGCCTTCACGCTGGCGTTCAATAAGATCGCGTTCGGGGTGGCGAACGACTCCGGCGGCTATGATTTCGCGAGCTGGGACCTGACCAAGAATACCCCGTGGACCGATCACGGTCTGGCCGGTGATCTCAACGCCGCCCCCAAGAGCCTGTCGCTTGCCGGCGACTTCAACTTCGACGGCGCGGTCGACGCGGCCGACTACACCGTGTGGCGGGACGGACTCGGCGCGCCGTACCCGCTGTCGGCCTACGACGACTGGCGTGACAACTACGGCGCCGCCGCATCAGCCGCGACGCCGGCCACGGCGCCAGAGCCCGCCGCGGCGGCGTTGGCCGCGGTGCTCTTCCTGGCCGGGCTCGGCGGCGTGGCCGCCCGCGCGGCGCCCTGCCTTAGTGGGAGTCGGCCCAAACGGACGTAG
- a CDS encoding LTA synthase family protein, translating into MLKPLLSLLVLFPVSVSSAAEVAENLVLVTLDGLRWQELFTGAEEMLIDKDAGGVDDVRLTRQRFWADSPETRRRLLMPFVWGAVAEQGQLVGDPEHGSSVACTNGRFFSYPGYNEILCGFGDPEIDSNDANYNKNTTVLEWLHRKPRFKGSVAAFGSWDRFEHIINAKRCGFYVNAGWQPLKAFAEQSAAEIDQLNRYASELPRVWNGVRYDLFTFRGAMACLRDQQPRVLYLALGETDDWCHKGRYDLYLDSARRSDDYLRELWSTLQSTPRYRGKTALLITTDHGRGSGREGWKNHGADLPGSDRMWMAALGPGVPPLGVVENAHATQAQFAATAAALVGEDFTTHDERVAPPLQTIVRQ; encoded by the coding sequence ATGCTGAAGCCGTTGCTGTCGTTGCTCGTGCTGTTCCCGGTCTCGGTTTCGTCGGCAGCCGAGGTCGCCGAGAACCTGGTGCTGGTCACGCTGGACGGGCTGCGGTGGCAGGAGCTGTTCACCGGCGCCGAGGAGATGCTGATCGACAAGGACGCCGGCGGCGTGGACGACGTGCGGCTCACGCGGCAGCGGTTCTGGGCCGACTCGCCCGAGACGCGGCGGCGGCTGCTGATGCCGTTTGTGTGGGGCGCCGTCGCCGAGCAGGGCCAGCTTGTCGGCGACCCGGAACACGGCAGCAGCGTGGCGTGCACCAACGGTCGGTTCTTCTCGTACCCGGGCTACAACGAGATCCTGTGCGGGTTCGGCGACCCGGAGATCGACTCCAACGACGCGAACTACAACAAGAACACCACCGTGCTGGAGTGGCTGCACCGCAAGCCTCGGTTCAAGGGGAGCGTGGCGGCGTTCGGCTCGTGGGACCGGTTCGAGCACATCATCAACGCCAAGCGGTGCGGGTTCTATGTCAACGCGGGCTGGCAGCCGCTCAAGGCGTTCGCCGAGCAGTCGGCCGCGGAGATCGATCAGCTCAATCGGTACGCGTCCGAGCTGCCGCGCGTCTGGAACGGCGTGCGGTACGACCTGTTTACCTTCCGCGGCGCGATGGCCTGCCTGCGCGACCAACAGCCGCGGGTGCTGTACCTGGCGCTCGGCGAGACCGACGACTGGTGCCACAAGGGCCGCTACGACCTGTACCTCGACTCCGCCCGGCGGTCGGACGACTACCTTCGCGAGCTGTGGTCAACGCTGCAGTCGACGCCCCGGTACCGGGGCAAGACCGCGCTGCTGATCACCACCGACCACGGCCGCGGCAGCGGGCGTGAGGGCTGGAAGAACCACGGCGCCGACCTGCCGGGCAGCGACCGGATGTGGATGGCCGCGCTCGGGCCGGGCGTGCCGCCGCTGGGCGTGGTCGAGAACGCCCACGCAACTCAGGCGCAGTTTGCGGCGACCGCCGCGGCGCTGGTGGGCGAGGACTTCACCACGCACGACGAGCGTGTGGCCCCGCCGCTGCAGACGATTGTCAGGCAATAA
- a CDS encoding peroxiredoxin family protein: MSARTTFTSLLALALLPALALAADSKKPADPPTRDKPIKVGEKAPTLTLTSEAGKKVDLAKVYQDGPTVLVVLRGYPGYQCPACSRQAAGFIGAADKFKQAGAKVVMVYPGGVANLGERAGEFLAAQKRSEKSLPEPVVMTLDPDYQLTNAYGLRWDAPRETAYPSTYIIGKDGKVTFAEVSRTHGGRVAADKVLKELGKKKS; the protein is encoded by the coding sequence ATGTCCGCCCGTACAACGTTCACCTCGCTGCTTGCTCTCGCGCTGCTGCCCGCCCTCGCCCTCGCCGCCGACTCCAAGAAACCGGCCGACCCGCCCACGCGTGACAAGCCAATCAAGGTGGGCGAGAAAGCCCCGACGCTCACGCTCACCAGCGAGGCGGGCAAGAAGGTCGACCTGGCCAAGGTGTACCAAGACGGGCCAACCGTGCTGGTGGTGCTGCGCGGCTACCCGGGCTACCAGTGCCCCGCGTGCTCGCGACAGGCGGCGGGCTTCATTGGCGCCGCGGATAAGTTCAAGCAGGCCGGTGCAAAGGTTGTAATGGTCTACCCGGGCGGCGTAGCGAATCTGGGCGAGCGGGCCGGGGAGTTCCTGGCGGCGCAGAAGCGGAGCGAGAAGTCGCTGCCCGAGCCGGTCGTGATGACGCTCGACCCCGACTACCAGCTGACCAACGCCTATGGCCTCCGCTGGGACGCCCCCCGCGAGACCGCCTACCCATCGACGTACATCATCGGCAAGGACGGCAAGGTCACGTTCGCCGAGGTTAGCCGCACGCACGGCGGCCGCGTCGCGGCCGACAAGGTGCTCAAGGAACTCGGCAAGAAGAAGTCGTAA